The sequence below is a genomic window from Methanocalculus natronophilus.
ACGAGTAAACCGAAAGCAAATTCTTGAAAAGGGGGGGGCAGGCTGATGAAGAAACCCGGGGTTTTTTTCATAACCATCATTCTCCTCATTGCAACAGCAGGCATGGGGGTCTACATGGCAGCACTGGATATTACGGTGAGACATCCGCATGAGAGAACAGTGGTTGACGTTGTGGAGATGTACGATGAGGCCACTGAGCAGTTGACCCTCCAGCAATACAAGGCTGCCATCGCCAGATATGACAGGCCGCTCCAGATAAACAATAATGATCCCATGGCATGGAACAACAGGGGCGTTATGATGAGTAGACTCGGCAGGTACGAGTCTGCCATCGCATCATATGACAGAGCGATCGAGCTAGATCCCGGTTATTTCTTTATATGGTCCAACAGGGCTGTTGCGCTCGAGAGACTGGGCAGGTACGAAGCTGCCATTGCATCATATGAAAAAGCACTCGAGCTTGAACCGGATCATGTACATGCATGGAAACACCGGGCTGGCTTGCTTCTTGGCCTCGAACGCTACGAGGATGCCGTTGCATCATATGACAGCTATATCAGACATGATCCTGATGATGCAGACGTCTGGGTCGGCCGGGGCGATGCACTGACAGAGCTTGGCCAGACTGCAGATGCAATAGCATCCTACAACAGGGCGCTGGCAATAGATCCAGACCACGCCTGTGCCCGGGATAAACGGGGTCGTCTGCTCGACGAACTCAGGTGAGCTATGGATGCT
It includes:
- a CDS encoding tetratricopeptide repeat protein, yielding MKKPGVFFITIILLIATAGMGVYMAALDITVRHPHERTVVDVVEMYDEATEQLTLQQYKAAIARYDRPLQINNNDPMAWNNRGVMMSRLGRYESAIASYDRAIELDPGYFFIWSNRAVALERLGRYEAAIASYEKALELEPDHVHAWKHRAGLLLGLERYEDAVASYDSYIRHDPDDADVWVGRGDALTELGQTADAIASYNRALAIDPDHACARDKRGRLLDELR